ACCGGCAGCAATGACTTCAATAAAATTACACCGATGCCGGAACACATCTACAGAGGGGATCTGGGCAGGGAGGAAATTGAAAAGTACGGCGCTGAAAACTGCTGGTACGACTGGAGTATAAAAAACTGGGGAACAAAATGGAACAGCTATGGCTATGACGAACATACCGCAGAAAATTTTGACGGCAGCTCGATAAAATTCTTAACCGCATGGAGCAGCGTTAGCGATTTAATGAAAAAGCCGTCCTCTATGTTTCCTGATATCCGTTTTGACTACAAATGGGCGGATGAGGACTTTGGCTATAACACTGGTAAGGCAGAGTTTAAAGATGGTAAAACCCTGAGTTACTTTACAGCAGAGGGCGGCTCTGCCGAGGCGCTTGAGCTGGCGGCAAGTATTCTTGATATAGACCTTGCCGAAGCAGGATGTCTCTACAATGAAAACACCGGTAAATACGAATATGTGGAAGATGAGCCGGATGAAACTCCTCAGATGGGTGGTGTGTAGAAATGCATACCGGTATTTTTTTATGAAAGGCATATAAGCATGAGGCGCTATCTGAAAAGGCAGCGTCTTTTTTTGTTGCCGGAAAGGAGCTGAACTATGAACAAAGATACAAAAACACAGGATAAAAAAACAGGCAGCGATCCTGCACCATCAAGAAAAATCGTGGCTATTATACAGAGCTTTGCACAGCTTGAAAAGAACTACGGCAAGGAAGGAGCCGCCATCATCATCGACAACTGCCAGGACACCATCTTTGGAGGCTTTGCCCCTAACTCGGAATCAGCAGAGATACTCTCCAGAAGCCTTGGCAATAAGACGGTTTTATCAGGTTCGGTTACCCGGGGGAAGTATGATCCGTCCCAATCCTTGCAAATGATCCAGCGTCCCCTGATGACTCCCGATGAATTGAAGACCCTGCCCAAAGGCAGCTTCATTGTCGCAAAGACCGGCGCCTGTCCTATGAAAACCAGTTTAAAGCTGTTCAAGGTTGCCTATGCTGACAAAAAAAGAGCTGGAAGAGGAGATCGTCAAGCGGCACATATCATATGAAGATATAGAAGAGCAGGAACCATACTCCACATCAGCTCAAGGCGGCAAATCTCTTGCACCGCTGAAGAGATTCAGGGGAAAGCATTGAAGTCCAGGCTGCAAACAAAGACAAAAACACAGCGGCAAATGGAGCCGCCGCTGCGCACAGATTAGGAGGTGCCTGATGGGCTATTTTGAATCGCTTTATGCATCAGAGCTTCCCCATAGGGCTGTAGCCGTCTACATGTACCTTCGTGACAGGGCGGACAAGAATGGCAAATGGTATCCGGCGATCGGTACCATCGCCGCAGAACTGAAGCTGTCACGGAGCACCGTAAAAAGAGCCATCGCGGACCTTGAAAAGAGCGGTTATGTTTGCAAAGAGCAGCGGTGGCGTGAGGACGGGGGCAAGAGCAGCAACATGTATTTTTTGAAATCAGGGATGGGGTAACTCTGAAAAACCTTACTTTTATACCAAGGGGGCAGTCTGTTTATTTGGTGAACTGTGGTACGGTTCACCGTGAGCTATGCAGTGAACTGCCCACTCTAAGAAATATTCAACGTCAGACAAAGAAACAAAATAGAGTAGCATCAACAGACAAAAAATGTAAAAATAATATTTTAGTATAGACATACTAAAATATTTATGATACACTACTATCAATGGAAGAATTTACACATTTGGATAGAAAGGAGGAAAATTATGAACCCATCAATAGATGTTTTTATAAATTCATTTGCCATGCGCGGTATTACCTCCCGGGAGCAATTATTAAACGAAATGTTACGCGTCAAACTTACAACGCGAGCCGTGAAATCACGGAAAAAATCTCTACAGGATGGAGAGCAGCTTTTCGAATTAATGAAGCATTCTACCGAAAGTACAATCCTGGGATACTTTCCGGGCGACAGGGATTTCTTTTCTTCTATTTATAAGGTTGCACAAGAAATTGATCTGATTGAGTTTACACTTAAGCTATACCAAAATGACCGTTTCGGACAGATATTCTCTCCAGCTTATTTGACGGAATATGTCTGTAGCCTGATAGATGATGCAAAAGCCCAGTCGATACTTATTGCCGAAGCAGAAAAAAGCCTGTCAGGTCTTAAAGGCTTGGTGGAGAAGCATCAGTCAAGCAATATAACCTTTACCACATCCAATGTACTTATGTTTATACTGCTTAAGCTTGGGTTTGAAGAATATGAGAACGTCAGTATTCTTAATCAGTCGATATACCAGGAGCTGCTTAGTGACGCACGTTTTGACTTTATTTATTCACTGCCTGACTTTGGCGGCAAGATTGAAGGCGTTAACCATAAATTTATGTCCTCAAGACCGGATATTGTGGCAACGCAGAATTTACTTGGGCATTTATCCGACAGAGGGACGCTGGTGACTGTGCTCCCTGCTAAGATTACATTTGCAAGTGGTTCTGAAGCAAAGCTGCGTGAGCATATCATGACCCACTATCAATTGGAGGGTATTTACAACCTTCCTGAAGGCACTTTTAAGCCATACGCTGCTATAAAAACTTATCTGCTTAAGATAGGTGCTATAAAAAAGGAAAATGTGAGCGTGGGATATTTGGGTTATGATAATGGTCTTTATGTCGATAAAGTGAAGGTAGTGAGGAGCGGAGATTTTGCCGCTCATGAGGATTGGCGAATTGAACTTATACTCGCAGATGATGACGAGAATATCAGAAAGTATAAGACATCAACTCTTGAAAGAGTGAAACTTCATGAAGTTGCAGAGGTTTTCAGGGGAAAATCAATCCTGAAAAAGGATGTTAAGCCTGGAAAAATTCTGGTACTAAATATTTCAAACATTACTGATACCGGCATTGATTATTCCAATATGGACAGTATTGATGAAGAAGAACGAAAAATTAAAAGATATGAGTTGATAGACGGAGACATAGTCTTGTCCAGTAGAGGGTCGGCAATTAAAACAGGTGTATACCGTAAACAAAAAAATATCGTTATCGCCTCGGCCAATGTTATCGTTATCAGACCCAATAACAGAGTACTGAGTGATTACCTTAAGATATTCTTTGAGAGTCCTGTCGGAATAACGATTATAAAAAGTTTTCAACGAGGAACGTCCATTGTAAATATAAATCACACTGACATTATGGAAATGGAAATACCGCTGCTAGGTATTGAAGAGCAGAAAGAGCTAGTGGAAAAGTATGCAAGGGAAGTTGCGGTATATCAAGAGACTGTGACCAAAGCTGAGAAACGTTATTTGGAAGAGAAGGAGAAAATTTATAATCAATTAGTGTAAGGGGACGGTGCGAATGGTAAAGAAAATTGATTATTTCTGCGGGGCTTTTTTATCCTATCTTATTTCTAACGGTATTACACCAGCTTTGTTTGAAGCGGGAGAAAAAAGTAAAATCGTAAAGTTCACCACAGATCTTGGCGATTATAAAGTATATATCAAATACTCAACCACCTGCAAAGCAAGCGATAGAAAGAATACTAGAAAGTGGGATGTGCGTTTTACGGAAAAAGAAATGGAGGTCATTAAAAACTTTCCGGAGCCAAACAGAAAACATTTCTTTGTCCTGGTATGCACTGATCCTGATATGAAAGAAAACGAAATTGCCGTATTGGATTTCGATAATGGTTTGGAGTGTTTGGGAAACGACTCTGTTAACAAAGAACGCAGAATCTCAGTTGTACATAAAAAAGGCAGTCCATATCTGAAATGTTACGGAACCGCTAGAAGCGAAAATCAAGGAATACAGATCTATAAAGATTTTAATAGGTATTTTTTGGATAAAGCAATAGATTGCGTATGATGAGGAGGATAAAAAATGGCAACGATCAATTTAGGGTTTGAAAATAATCTGTGGGAAATGGCAGATAAACTGCGCGGCAACATTGAGGCTTCGGAATACAAGCATGTAGTACTGGGACTTATTTTCCTTAAATACATCTCCGATGCTTTTGAGGAGAGATATAACGAGCTGGTTGCCGAGGGTGAAGGATTTGAGGAAGATATAGATGCTTATACCGAAGAGAATGTTTTTTTCGTACCGAAGGAAGCCCGTTGGGAGTACATAAAATCCAATGCCAAGCAGCCTACTATCGGACAGATTATCGATGAAGCAATGATCGCTATTGAAAAGGAAAACGCCTCCCTTAAAGGGGTGTTGCCGAAAAACTATGCACGCCCGGAAATAGACAAAACAAAGCTTGGCGAGCTTATCGACCTATTTTCCTTTAAGGTTGGTGATAAGGAGGCAAGAGCAAAAGATGTGCTCGGTAGGGTTTACGAATACTTCCTTGGGAAGTTCGGTTCGTCAGAAGGCGAATTTTACACTCCGCCATCTATCGTAAAGCTGCTTGTTGAAATGATTGAGCCCTATAAAGGCAGGGTTTATGACCCGTGCTGCGGGTCCGGCGGTATGTTTGTGCAGAGCCAAAGATTCGTTGAAGAACACAGCGGAAGAAAGGACGACATCCATATCTTTGGACAGGAATATACCGCTACCACCTGGCGACTTTGCAAAATGAACCTTGCCATCCGGGGCATTGACGGAAACCTTGGCGAGCGGGATGCGGATACCTTTTCCAATGATCTCCACAAGATGTTAAAGGCGGACTATATCCTTGCCAATCCACCCTTTAATATCAAGGACTGGGGTGCAAACAGGCTTACCGATGATGCTCGCTGGAAGTATGGTATGCCCCCTGCCGGAAACGCCAACTATGCCTGGATACAGCATATTATTTCCAAGCTCTCGCCAAACGGGGTAGCGGGCTTTGTCATGGCAAACGGCGCTATGTCTACCAATACAAGCAGTGAGGCCGAGATAAGGAAGAATATTATCGAAGACAAGCTGGTGGACTGTATCATCACTCTGCCGCCCAACCTTTTCTATAATGTAACCATTCCCGCCTGTCTGTGGTTCTTAACCAAGAATAAGAAATCGGCAGGCCGGGATCGCAGTAACGAAATCCTCTTTATTGATGCCCGCAAGATGGGTACGATGGTTGACCGCAAACACAGGGAACTTGATTATGAGACAGAGATAAAATATATCGCCGATATATACCACAAATGGAAAAAGGGCGAAGAATACGAGGATATCAAAGGATTCTGCAAATCTGCCACCTTGGATGAAGTGCGCTCCCATGAGTATATTCTCACCCCCGGCAGGTTTGTGGGCATTGAAGAACGGGTCGATGACGGGGAGCCTTTTGATGAAAAAATGGCCAGGCTTACCGGTGAACTTGCCGAAATGTTTGCAAAGCGCAAGTCTCTGGAGGAGGAAATCCGTAAAAGACTGGGGGCGATCGGGTATGAGTTTTGAAAATAATTCGGAAATATTAATTTACCAAACTGAAGATGGGAAAACCAAAATCGATGTGAGAATGGAAAACGAGACGGTTTGGCTGACTCAGGCCCAAATGGCTGAGTTGTTTCAGACCAGCAAACAGAATGTTAGTCTGCATATCAATAATGTATTTAAAGAAGGCGAACTTGATGAAATTTCAGTTGTCAAGGAATACTTGACAACTGCTGCTGACGGTAAGAAATACAAGACGAAATTTTATAACTTGGATGTCATAATTTCTGTTGGCTATCGTGTTAAATCCCACAGGGGCACTCAGTTCAGAATCTGGGCAACCCAAAGACTTAAGGAATATATCATCAAAGGCTTTACTATGAATGATGACCTGCTGAAAAAAGCAGGCGGCGGCAATTATTTTGAGGAATTATTGGAGCGCATCCGGGATATTCGCTCCTCAGAAAAGGTATTTTACCGCAAGATTTTGGATATTTACGCGACGAGTATTGACTATTCACCGGATGCGGCCATTTCACAGCAGTTTTTTCAAACGGTCCAGAACAAAATGCACTGGGCGGCCCATGGGCATACTGCGGCAGAAATAGTGTATCTGAGAGCTGATAGTACAAAGCCTTTTATGGGAATGACCAACTTTACCGGTTCCAAGCCTACCAGGTCAGAATCCCAGATTGCCAAAAACTATCTTACAGAGGATGAACTGGCTGTACTAAACCGCATCGTCAATGCGTATATCGAATTTGCCGAGCTTCAGGCAATGCGCAGAAAGCCAATGTACATGGTCGACTGGATAGAAAAATTGGACGATTTCCTTAAAATGAGCGACAATGAGATCCTTACGCACGCAGGCAAAATCAGCCACCAACAAGCCACTCAAAAGGCAATAGAAGAGTATGAGAAGTATAGGGAACGGACCAAAAATGAGCTTTCCGAGGTGGAAAAGCATTTTTTAGAAAGTATAGACAAGACCGCAAAGAAGCTGAAAGGGAAAAAGGACAGCATCGGAGGTGATAGGGTGTGAGTTTTAGTGAGTGGAGAGAGGTTAAACTCGGTGATGTATGCGAAAGTGTGTCAATTACACATTCTTTTGAAAAGTCAGAGTTGATATTTCTAAA
This DNA window, taken from Effusibacillus lacus, encodes the following:
- a CDS encoding type IV secretory system conjugative DNA transfer family protein encodes the protein MNKDTKTQDKKTGSDPAPSRKIVAIIQSFAQLEKNYGKEGAAIIIDNCQDTIFGGFAPNSESAEILSRSLGNKTVLSGSVTRGKYDPSQSLQMIQRPLMTPDELKTLPKGSFIVAKTGACPMKTSLKLFKVAYADKKRAGRGDRQAAHII
- a CDS encoding helix-turn-helix domain-containing protein, with translation MGYFESLYASELPHRAVAVYMYLRDRADKNGKWYPAIGTIAAELKLSRSTVKRAIADLEKSGYVCKEQRWREDGGKSSNMYFLKSGMG
- a CDS encoding restriction endonuclease subunit S, translated to MNPSIDVFINSFAMRGITSREQLLNEMLRVKLTTRAVKSRKKSLQDGEQLFELMKHSTESTILGYFPGDRDFFSSIYKVAQEIDLIEFTLKLYQNDRFGQIFSPAYLTEYVCSLIDDAKAQSILIAEAEKSLSGLKGLVEKHQSSNITFTTSNVLMFILLKLGFEEYENVSILNQSIYQELLSDARFDFIYSLPDFGGKIEGVNHKFMSSRPDIVATQNLLGHLSDRGTLVTVLPAKITFASGSEAKLREHIMTHYQLEGIYNLPEGTFKPYAAIKTYLLKIGAIKKENVSVGYLGYDNGLYVDKVKVVRSGDFAAHEDWRIELILADDDENIRKYKTSTLERVKLHEVAEVFRGKSILKKDVKPGKILVLNISNITDTGIDYSNMDSIDEEERKIKRYELIDGDIVLSSRGSAIKTGVYRKQKNIVIASANVIVIRPNNRVLSDYLKIFFESPVGITIIKSFQRGTSIVNINHTDIMEMEIPLLGIEEQKELVEKYAREVAVYQETVTKAEKRYLEEKEKIYNQLV
- a CDS encoding type I restriction-modification system subunit M; its protein translation is MATINLGFENNLWEMADKLRGNIEASEYKHVVLGLIFLKYISDAFEERYNELVAEGEGFEEDIDAYTEENVFFVPKEARWEYIKSNAKQPTIGQIIDEAMIAIEKENASLKGVLPKNYARPEIDKTKLGELIDLFSFKVGDKEARAKDVLGRVYEYFLGKFGSSEGEFYTPPSIVKLLVEMIEPYKGRVYDPCCGSGGMFVQSQRFVEEHSGRKDDIHIFGQEYTATTWRLCKMNLAIRGIDGNLGERDADTFSNDLHKMLKADYILANPPFNIKDWGANRLTDDARWKYGMPPAGNANYAWIQHIISKLSPNGVAGFVMANGAMSTNTSSEAEIRKNIIEDKLVDCIITLPPNLFYNVTIPACLWFLTKNKKSAGRDRSNEILFIDARKMGTMVDRKHRELDYETEIKYIADIYHKWKKGEEYEDIKGFCKSATLDEVRSHEYILTPGRFVGIEERVDDGEPFDEKMARLTGELAEMFAKRKSLEEEIRKRLGAIGYEF
- a CDS encoding virulence RhuM family protein, with the protein product MSFENNSEILIYQTEDGKTKIDVRMENETVWLTQAQMAELFQTSKQNVSLHINNVFKEGELDEISVVKEYLTTAADGKKYKTKFYNLDVIISVGYRVKSHRGTQFRIWATQRLKEYIIKGFTMNDDLLKKAGGGNYFEELLERIRDIRSSEKVFYRKILDIYATSIDYSPDAAISQQFFQTVQNKMHWAAHGHTAAEIVYLRADSTKPFMGMTNFTGSKPTRSESQIAKNYLTEDELAVLNRIVNAYIEFAELQAMRRKPMYMVDWIEKLDDFLKMSDNEILTHAGKISHQQATQKAIEEYEKYRERTKNELSEVEKHFLESIDKTAKKLKGKKDSIGGDRV